In one Drosophila gunungcola strain Sukarami chromosome 2R unlocalized genomic scaffold, Dgunungcola_SK_2 000011F, whole genome shotgun sequence genomic region, the following are encoded:
- the LOC128255376 gene encoding 7SK snRNA methylphosphate capping enzyme bin3: MDKRLSDSPGDCRVTRSSMTPTLRLDQSPRQEPHSAQPETGPTTTPAAVAAAPGKSKSPTPLPGKSQAAQHHQFRAPQQQQGPKNRNKAWGKRQHKAGGKHNASACVGASSAQTQSTGSSAPATPLLPTTAAAAAHKADLENIQNIQNKNQNAGSGNNHHGTTGTAHHGGGGGGGGAHHAGAGGGGHHHHHNTRLAQNAAAGGAGGGSTMQLYKKMLPHRGHHPHVLCAGNNANHTCCLGTGCNGGSSGGAGVAGGAGGVAGGASCKDVQSSKDTSSLSGNSSIAGSVGANNAVHYCCGRSKFFLSEKRLRKEVIVPPTKFLLGGNISDPLNLNSLQNENTSNASSSNNTPATTPRQSPITTPPKVEVIIPPNIHDPLHLLDPVDSMEYEKQLTSPMKRGGGGGGGGMLHHRQHHHRTRKNRKRRRFDSNNTSHAGDEAGGGGVGELPDEPPLPTATSSLAASPVAAPPAIVGSGGSLLLSESAAPATGETAEMGHHQQAHVRSPQSAATSMATAEMPTPTPTEAAAATAAEEQVEQAASTPAATSSPQRQQHVAAAAAAVDEAIPIPPAASAAEPPADAMLLSCSATSSATQAVASTLAERRAQASRDLRLDLSSTCYGVGGTGLSFGGSSAASVASGGGGGGGGGGRKRKISESNNSQKSKKFHRHDAMDKIVSPVVPQPGAWKRPPRILQPSGARKPNSRRSTSFSESELLSPVEELPPKQLPLIEVEIPRDDTPDLPEHGLGSPLSTTSAATSHTAGEQDSLAGVDTSMTDASMASVGTALAPVTSSLMLEPALIPPLKVMPKFRADGLKYRYGNFDRYVDFRQLNEFRDVRLQVFQRHVELFQNKDILDIGCNVGHMTITVGRHLAPKTIVGIDIDRELVARARRNLSIFVRIPKEEKLPEIKVEPMLEVKSESTPLEKTEPVDEEEASGSAHKKTRRGKKRRKVQQALHHNHQHHHHHHHHHHHDLEQLQQQQKLDALLVKPHEFFPISFPLTYGGIPHLPPSNKSPNMFGNKNQFPANVFFRHTNYVLKDESLMANDSQQYDLILCLSVTKWIHLNFGDNGLKMAFKRMFNQLRPGGKLILEAQNWASYKKKKNLTPEIYNNYKQIEFFPNKFHEYLLSSEVGFSHSYTLGVPRHMNKGFCRPIQLYAKGDYTPNHVRWSDAYYPQTPYEAYRGIYATLPAHRMGGGGSSAGGSHSGHAHMLHLSSSSRSQNYDTPHYAGSASGSASCRQTPMYQPTYNPLETDSYQPSYDMEYLNHMYVFASPLYQTVWSPPASHRKSSSHTPVFGSVREAELDGDGSGGGGSGGGSYHRHVYPPNDDTCSPNANACNAFNSIRDADADDSNQPPSGSRRHVYATNCGESSSSPQVNHHEAAGEFVDALMDDEQKPPTTGGGGTGGGAAYCDLSDA, from the exons ATGGATAAGCGGCTCAGCGACAGTCCCGGAGATTGTCGCGTAACCAGATCCAGCATGACGCCCACCCTGCGCCTGGATCAGAGTCCCAGGCAGGAGCCTCATTCCGCACAGCCCGAGACGGgcccaacaacaacaccagcagcagtagcagccgCACCTGGGAAGTCCAAGTCCCCCACTCCGCTGCCCGGCAAATCGCAGGCGGCACAGCATCACCAGTTTCGGGctccgcagcagcagcagggccCCAAGAACCGGAACAAGGCGTGGGGCAAGCGGCAGCACAAGGCCGGCGGGAAGCACAATGCCAGCGCCTGTGTCGGTGCCAGTAGCGCCCAGACGCAGTCCACCGGCTCCTCCGCCCCAGCCACGCCCCTGCTGCCCACgacagcggcggcggcagcccACAAGGCCGATCTCGAGAACATCCAGAATATTCAGAACAAGAATCAGAATGCCGGCAGTGGCAACAACCATCACGGCACCACCGGAACCGCCCATcacggcggcggcggtggcggcggggGAGCCCATCATGCCGGCGCGGGTGGAGGTGGACACCATCACCATCATAACACGCGTCTGGCGCAGAACGCAGCCGCTGGTGGAGCTGGCGGAGGAAGCACTATGCAGCTCTACAAGAAGATGCTGCCACACAG GGGCCACCATCCCCATGTGCTGTGTGCCGGGAACAACGCGAACCATACGTGCTGCCTGGGCACCGGCTGTAACGGTGGCTCATCCGGTGGAGCGGGCGTGGCGGGGGGCGCAGGCGGCGTGGCGGGAGGAGCGTCCTGCAAGGACGTGCAAAGCAGCAAGGACACCAGCTCGCTGAgtggcaacagcagcatcGCGGGCAGCGTGGGAGCGAACAATGCGGTGCACTATTGCTGCGGTCGCTCCAAGTTTTTTCTATCGGAGAAGCGGCTGCGCAAGGAGGTGATTGTGCCACCCACCAAGTTTCTGCTGGGCGGCAACATCTCCGATCCGCTCAACCTCAATTCGCTGCAGAACGAGAACACGTCAAATGCCTCGTCCAGCAACAATACGCCGGCGACCACGCCCCGTCAGTCGCCCATCACGACGCCCCCGAAGGTGGAGGTGATCATACCGCCCAACATCCATGATCCGCTGCACCTGCTGGATCCCGTTGATTCGATGGAGTACGAGAAGCAGCTGACGTCGCCGATGAAGCGGGGAgggggcggcggcggcgggggAATGCTGCACCACCGGCAGCACCATCATCGCACGCGAAAGAATCGAAAGCGTCGGCGCTTCGATTCCAACAACACTTCGCATGCGGGCGATGAAGCAGGGGGCGGCGGGGTTGGCGAACTACCCGACGAACCGCCGCTGCCCACGGCCACCTCTTCGCTGGCGGCGTCACCCGTTGCCGCGCCGCCCGCCATCgtcggcagcggcggcagtTTGCTGCTGAGCGAATCGGCTGCGCCGGCCACGGGCGAAACGGCGGAAATGGGCCACCACCAGCAGGCGCATGTGCGCTCTCCGCAGTCGGCGGCGACGTCAATGGCCACCGCGGAGATGCCCACGCCGACGCCCACCGAGGCAGCGGCTGCGACGGCGGCAGAGGAGCAAGTAGAACAGGCGGCGTCAACGCCGGCAGCGACGTCATCAccgcagcggcagcaacatgtggccgctgctgccgccgccgtgGACGAAGCTATCCCCATCCCACCTGCCGCCTCTGCTGCTGAGCCGCCGGCTGATGCGATGCTGCTCAGTTGCTCGGCCACGTCGTCGGCCACACAGGCGGTGGCGTCGACGCTGGCAGAGCGGCGGGCGCAGGCCAGCCGGGACTTGCGACTGGATTTGTCGAGCACGTGCTACGGCGTCGGCGGCACGGGTCTGAGCTTCGGCGGCAGCAGCGCAGCCAGCGTGGCCAGCGGCGGCGGgggaggaggtggtggcggtggcagGAAGAGAAAAATCAGCGAGAGCAACAATTCGCAAAAGAGCAAG AAATTCCATCGACACGATGCCATGGACAAAATCGTCAGTCCGGTGGTTCCGCAACCAGGCGCCTGGAAGCGGCCACCGCGCATCCTGCAGCCCAGCGGAGCCAGGAAGCCCAACTCACGCCGTTCGACGTCCTTCAGCGAATCGGAGTTGCTAAGTCCCGTCGAGGAGCTGCCGCCCAAGCAGCTGCCCCTCATCGAAG TGGAAATACCCCGCGATGACACGCCCGATTTGCCGGAACACGGACTGGGCAGTCCGTTGAGCACCACTTCGGCGGCCACCTCGCACACGGCTGGCGAACAGGATTCCCTTGCCGGGGTGGACACCAGCATGACGGATGCCAGCATGGCGTCCGTGGGCACGGCCTTGGCACCAGTGACCAGCAGTCTAATGCTAGAGCCAGCGCTGATTCCGCCACTTAAAGTGATGCCCAAGTTCCGGGCCGATGGGCTGAAGTACCGGTACGGAAACTTTGATCGATACGTCGACTTTCGACAGTTGAACGAGTTTCGGGATGTGCGGCTGCAGGTCTTCCAGCGCCATGTGGAACTGTTCCAGAACAAGGACATCCTGGACATTGGCTGCAACGTTGGCCACATGACCATTACCGTGGGCAGGCATCTGGCGCCGAAGACCATTGTTGGCATTGACATCGATCGAGAGCTGGTTGCCCGGGCGCGGCGAAATCTGTCGATCTTTGTGCGCATACCCAAGGAGGAGAAGCTGCCGGAGATCAAGGTGGAACCAATGTTGGAGGTGAAGTCGGAGTCAACGCCTCTGGAGAAGACGGAACCAGTGGACGAAGAAGAGGCTTCCGGATCGGCACATAAGAAAACGAGACGCGGAAAGAAGCGGCGAAAGGTGCAACAAGCTCTCCACCACAACCATCaacaccatcaccaccaccatcaccatcatcatcatgatctggagcagctgcagcagcagcagaagctggACGCTCTGCTTGTCAAGCCGCACGAATTCTTCCCCATCTCGTTTCCGCTTACCTACGGGGGAATTCCCCATCTGCCACCATCGAACAAATCACCCAACATGTTCGGCAACAAGAATCAGTTCCCGGCGAACGTCTTCTTCAGACACACCAACTATGTGCTCAAGGACGAGTCGTTAATGGCCAACGATTCGCAGCAATACGATCTCATACTGTGTCTCTCGGTCACCAAGTGGATCCATCTCAATTTTGGGGATAACGGCTTGAAGATGGCCTTCAAGCGGATGTTCAACCAGCTGCGTCCAGGTGGGAAGCTAATACTCGAAGCCCAAAACTGGGCCAGCtataagaaaaagaagaatCTGACG CCGGAGATCTACAACAACTACAAGCAGATCGAGTTCTTTCCCAACAAGTTTCATGAGTACTTGCTCAGCTCGGAGGTGGGATTCAGCCACAGCTATACTCTCGGTGTGCCCCGGCACATGAACAAGGGCTTCTGCCGACCCATTCAG CTGTATGCGAAGGGAGACTATACGCCGAATCATGTGCGTTGGAGCGATGCGTATTATCCGCAGACACCGTACGAGGCATATCGCGGCATCTACGCCACCCTTCCGGCCCATCGGATGGGCGGCGGCGGGAGCAGCGCCGGCGGTAGCCATAGTGGGCATGCTCACATGCTGCATCTGAGCAGCTCCAGTCGGTCGCAGAACTACGATACGCCGCACTACGCGGGCAGCGCCTCGGGCTCGGCCAGTTGCCGGCAGACGCCGATGTACCAGCCCACATACAATCCCTTGGAGACGGACTCGTACCAGCCCAGCTACGACATGGAGTATCTCAACCACATGTACGTGTTCGCCTCGCCGCTCTACCAGACCGTCTGGTCGCCGCCGGCTTCGCATCGCAAGAGCAGCTCGCACACGCCGGTATTCGGGAGTGTGCGCGAAGCGGAACTGGACGGCGATGGCAGCGGTGGCGGGGGCAGTGGCGGCGGCAGCTACCATCGGCATGTCTATCCGCCCAATGACGACACCTGCTCGCCCAATGCCAATGCCTGCAATGCGTTCAACTCGATTCGCGATGCGGACGCGGATGACTCCAATCAGCCGCCCAGTGGAAGTCGACGGCATGTGTATGCCACCAATTGCGGGGAGAGCTCGTCGTCGCCGCAGGTTAATCATCACGAGGCAGCCGGCGAGTTTGTGGACGCCCTGATGGACGATGAGCAGAAGCCGCCAACAACTGGCGGAGGAGGGACTGGTGGCGGCGCAGCTTATTGTGATCTGTCGGATGCCTAG